GAAGTATAGAGGACGCAGCAGCGATTGCGATAAGGGCAAGGCCTCCTACGATTGCTGCTGTGTTCTCAGCCCCATCAGACGAAGATCCTGCAGTACCTGAGCTTATGGCACTCTCTGCAACATATACTGCAGGCTGCACAAAGTaacaataaaatctatattattcaGCAAAAGATAAGCAATAAAATTGAGTCAATAAAGAGTAAGAAGAAGCCAAAAGAATTTTGCACGACATAACATAGgaatgaaaacaaaagaaaacctcAAACAAAAAGTAATAATAGCAAATGAGACCCAATACAGCACCAGACTGATAAGATTACGTATCATCTTGGAGATTTGTTGAAGAAGAGATTACTTAACTCTCAGCCAAAATGCCCCAAgacaagaaagaagaaactgaTCAGATCTCCCTAATCTATCTTCTTCCTCCAACCTATTTACAGTTCTTATCATGCTTCTTCCATTACATTCTAATGCCTTAtcacaaaaaaacataacaaacgTTCCCTAGGCAAAACCTATAGTATTAAACAAAGCTCCAAGCTTTGTCCCTCAATTGAAAACCAATATAtctcccaagctctctcttttGCTCACATACACATTAGTACATTACTAAGACTTACCAaggaaaataaaactaataataataaaaaaagaagaaggtatGAGGAGTGGAAACTACAAACCTCAATAGAGTAAACATTAGTCTGACCGGCAGTATCTTTCTCAACATAGCCAGTCCAACCACGCTTCCGAGGTGGAAACGTTCCCACCACTTTCGTCTTCTCTCCAGCCAACCATTCTATACTCACTGTCCCAACCTGTGTGTTTGTTTCACCCATCAAACAAAGATCATTTTTTCCTTTCTTCACATTGTATGAGGTTTTACTAAAAAGTAGCCatcttttacaaaatattaatactaAAACATCAAAAGAATGTGACTTTCTCCATAATTATTGAGATTTGGAAGTTCACTCCTATCCTACATACTctctgtaacaaaaaaaaaaaaaaaaacagagctaaCTGCTACACTAACTTTGCCAGCAATCTTCTAAAAAAAACATCATGAttctgtaagaaaaaaaaaaaaagattacctCTTTGTCGGGAGCACATTCCTCGTCATTACAATCAGGATCATCGGAAGAAGCTCTAACGACGGATACGAAAAGTCTCCGTACGCCGGGCTTGGCGCTGAGGAATCTGCCAAGAGGCTTAGGAGATGCCAAAACGCAGCCGTTTGGGGATATCAAGACATTGGAAGCGCCGCAAGACATCATGGTTGGACAAGATTCGAGGAGATTTCAggtttgataaaagaaaaaagaaaatttgataaatgaaGATAATATGTGAGGATGAAAAGAGTAAAGAgaagacgatgatgatgatgtgtttTTGTGGTGTAATGTGGGCTTTTCAATCAGGCTACGCGTGCAAGTGCCCACCTCAGAAACCAAACCCCATACAAATTCCTAAGCCCCCTCccactatattttattttggctATTCTCCCAATAATTTTTACTTTAGacttaaatattacaaaaattaaaaaaaaaactgaataaatAACATTATTATTGAGATATAAGATATATATGGACTGATGGGACATTTGGAAACTGGAAGTCAAATTTTTAGTAACAAAAGAATTTTCCAAATTATTTTCTCTGACTTCAATCACATATTCACAAAAGCTTATTAGTCCTTCTCAAATCTGCATCAGTTCATAACGTTATCTGGTAATTTTGTTTCACCTTTTGTTTCTGGAGATTTTACgcatcttttctttttgtatgtATGTTTGTTTCTCATCTTCTACTCCTTTTTATTCTTTCAGTCATGTCCTCTATAATGCTATATATAACGAATGATTTCAGTTTTGCCATAGTGAAATCATCACATCTACTAAAGACCTCGTGGGTTAGTGACTTAGCCACTATGCCTTGGGCCTTAGGCATGTGGGATTCACATCACACTTTCCCATTTTTGGACTATTAAAAATGATCTATATTATCCAAAAGGAAAAGAAAGTGTACATCATAATGGTGCATCGACTGAGCCAAGAGTAGAGCTTTGGGTAGGTGTTGGCTACTACGACACGTCGAGATGTTTGTGTGTGCTAGTTGGTGTAGtgtaacaaaaattaatttgtgTTCTTGTTTTGTGTTAAGCTTCTTTGTGATTGAGACTTGAGAGAGCTAGCTTCGAGATTTTAGCAAGTTGTAGTGAGACATTTGAGTCAGGTTTTATTTCCTTTCTTGTCCTTTCTTATCAGTAAGTTGTTCGCAACATTTTAAATTTGGAAATggtataaatttaacattttaccaaaaaaaattgttgtgaGACGTTGGAAAATTCTGGTGGAAATTAAAATTCTGTACAACCAAGA
The sequence above is drawn from the Raphanus sativus cultivar WK10039 chromosome 7, ASM80110v3, whole genome shotgun sequence genome and encodes:
- the LOC108814409 gene encoding protein MAINTENANCE OF PSII UNDER HIGH LIGHT 1 produces the protein MMSCGASNVLISPNGCVLASPKPLGRFLSAKPGVRRLFVSVVRASSDDPDCNDEECAPDKEVGTVSIEWLAGEKTKVVGTFPPRKRGWTGYVEKDTAGQTNVYSIEPAVYVAESAISSGTAGSSSDGAENTAAIVGGLALIAIAAASSILLQVGKDAPARPKPVDYSGPSLSYYINKFKPSQVVQASSPALTEAPPVAQEETSLPETTASEAQPEEASSVPATSSTS